One Natronomonas gomsonensis genomic window, TAGAGGTTGGCGTCTCCGCCGTGAACTTCGGTCTGGAACGCCTCGTACTCACGGGCGAGCAGGTCAGCCTTCCTGTTGGTCAACGAATGGAGTTTGACCCGCACCGTGGTTGAGACGGTCCGTTGCATCGTTATTCACCTGCTTGGGAGTCGATGTACTCCTCAATGACCTCGCTGGATACGTCGCCCGCACTTGAGACGAAGTACGAGCGCGTCCACAGCGAGGGCAGACCGAAGTCGAACTGGTCGCGGAGGTGGCGCGAGGAGTAGCCCTTGACCTGTTGCATAATCTTGTTCGGGGCAAGTGTCGGGTCGCCCGTGATGAACAGGTGTACGTGGTCGGGGCGAATCGCCAACTCCAGTATCTCTAACCCGAGTTCGTCGGCTTTCTCCTCGATGAGTGCTTCGAGCCGGTCGCGTACCTCGCCCTCAAGCACCGATTTGCGGTACTTCGGGCACCAGATGAAGTGGTACTGGAGTTTGTGGACGTTAGTACGTTCCCTGTCGAACCCACGAGGCATCGTCAGTATGTAGACGTCGGTCATCTAAAGATGTGACGCAAACATCTAACCACAACCGTGGCTATGAGGTGGAGAGATTCCCAGTTGTCGGCTTCATCCCACGGCTAAAGCCGTGGTTTTCGCCTCGCTACCGCTGTAATCTACGACTGCAGACGATTCTGAGTTCGTTTCAGAAGCGAGGTCGTGGTAAGTCTCGGTAGTTATGCCTGGTCGAGGATGGAACGTAATCCTGAGGCGTTGGGTGATTAGGCAAGAGCGTGCCGTAGCGGTGTCGACACGTTGCCTCGATTGCTATTCTGGGGATTCGAATTCGGATGAGCCAGCCGGTTCTGAGTACGTTCAGTATGAGTTGTCACGCTGACGCAGCGCATATACCCAGGCTGCCGCCGTATCTCGACCCGTCTGCGATTGAACCAAGACGTCGGTTCAATCGTCCCCCGTAGCGGCGTCTTTTCCTTCAGTACGGAACTCATCTGACTGCAGGCTCTCTTCGACACTCTGGTTCGATTGTGGTTCGTAGTCAATGACAGCCTTTTCAGTCGGTAATGCTCGAACTTCCATTCCCCGCCACTCTCCGTCGATTCCGAGTAATGCCTGCGAGTAACCTTTCTCATCGCTCCCGGGAATCGCATCTTGGACGAATCGCATTTGGGCGTAGTTCAAACCGAATTCATCAGCCCACTGTTCATCCATCCCGTCGAGTTTGTGGAACTGCTTGATGGCACATTGGTCAAGAATCATCTCTGCTTGCGGCTGCTGGAAGAACTCATCGACGGTCTGTGTGACGAGGCGAATCGAGAGGTCGTGGTGGCGGTGATGGCGGAATATCGTTTCGAGGTATTCGAGTGTTGCCGAATCAGAGAGAATGTATCTCGCCTCGTCGACGACGAGAACGACCGATTTGTCTGTGGTCTTGGCACGCTCGTAGACGAGGGTTATGAGTAACTCCATCAGGAGACTCGTATGCCCACCGATCGACCCACCCTGCTGCTGGAGATCCAGATACACGATATCTTCATCTCTGATATCGAATTCACTGTGCCGACCCAAATTCTCCAGCTGCCCATTCTCCTCGAACGGTCGCAACTGATCAAGCAACCAAACTACGTCTGATTGGATCTTCTCACTCTCCGCTTCGACGCGAACGACGTACTCTTCCGGATTCTCGTTCATCGATTCGAGGATATCCAGTACGTCGCGAACCGTGGGACTCTCGCGGTCGTGTGTCGAGACATCTTCGGTTATTCCCTTCCGGTCGTACGCCTCGTCGATCGCCAATTCCAACGTGGTCCGTCGATCGCCCAGCTCCACATCTCGGTGACCGAAGAAGTTCGTGAAGAAACTCACCGCACGATTACGACGCTCCTTGAGGAGGCTTGCATCATCCCCTCGCGCATTCAACACATGCTCCGGTGTTGGCTTGATTTCTAGGGGGTTCAGTCCAAGCATCCCGCCGACAGTAATCCGTCTGCCACCGAGGGCCTCTGCGACACCGGCCCAGTTGTTCAGCGGTTCGAGAATAACGCCGATTCGGTCCGGATCTTGTTCGATTGAGCGAATGAAGTTCTGCTTGGCGCCAAAGCTCTTCCCCGAGCCAGGATCGCCCACAGTGAACATCGCGTAGCCATCCTCACGGCCGAAGGGGTCGATGACGAGGGGACTCCGCGTGTCTTTGTGGATACCGAACTCGACGCCACCTTCCTCGAGTATCGTCGCATTGTGCGGTGAGGCGAGCAACGCCCCGACAGCCCCGCCAAGTGCGACAGCGCTTCGATCAAGTTCGCTCGGACCGATCGGTGCCGCTGACTGGAGTGCAAGGTCCTGTGTACAAATCGCCGTCTTTGGCTCGACTCTCGCAGGCTGTTCGCGGAGTGTCGCCCGGACTCGCTTGACTGCCTGGCTTAGCTCATCACGAGTGTCCGCTCGCACCGTGATGACGAGTTCTTTATCGAACACTTTCTGGCCGTTCTCGACGGCCTTGTACGTCGCCTCAGCACGGTTCGCTCGTTCTTGGAGATACGACCCGCGGACGGAGCGTTCCAGTCGTGCGTCGGCCTGGAGGTTGTCAGCAACCCGTTGTAGTTCGTCACGAGCGCGGGGTTGGTTCTTCGGAACGATTCGGCTCGTCAGGTCGAACTCCACGTCGGTCAACTCGAACAGTCCACTGAGATAGCCGTCTTTCGGCGCATCGGGATACTCCGCGACGTACAGCGTCGTCGTCCACTGCTCACCGACTCGAGCGGCGCGGGTTTCCCATGTGATTGCCGCTGGCGCCATGAGGTCCTGTTGGCGTTCGCTGAGATCGTCGAGTACTGCCCACTCTGCTTCGGCTGCTTCAAGCGTTTCGTCCTCGAGAAGCTCGCCGAGTTCGACATCCTCGCGTTGGCGGTCACGCCACCAATTCACGACGTTGGCGATGAGAATGAGCGCGATTACTCCACTGACGCCGTAGAGCAGGACGCCTTCCGATGAGAGGACTGGTGGTAGCGCCTCGGACAACTCCGAAACCTGCGGTGGCAATCCCTCGGTGCTGACCATTACGCATCGGACCTCCGTTCTGACTGTCCAACGGTGGGTTGACCACGGAGAATGGGGCCGACGTGGTCCGGGTCGTATTCCTCACCGTTCCAGAACTCCATGCCGAGAACGAACAACTCGACTGTGCTGAGACGACGACCCGTCCATCCGGAGACGTTCTCGATGAATTCGGTTTCGACGCTTCGAATTCTGTCATCGAGTTTCTCGAACATGGCTGCTCGGAGTTCGGCATCTTCGAAGCTCTCCCGACGGGTCACAAACGGCGTGAACAGCCAGCCAACAAGCGGGAAATCGGTGAGTCGCTCGCCCGGTGTTGGTTCCTGTTCGTATCGCTGATACACTTCGAGTTTCTCTACCTCGACCCCGAGGAAGTAGCGCAACTGCTGTGTGTCGGCGAGTTCGGTCGGTCGTCGGTCGCGGTATTCCGTTAGGAGGTCATGGAAGGCGGGGTTTGCTTCGACATCCGGGTCATCCAGACGGTCGTCGAGCTTTCGAACGAGTCGCTCGACGGGAAACGACCGTGTCGTCGCATAGAACGTCAGCGGATACTCGAGTTCGTTGTTCGCGAACTCCTCGGCAGCGTCTTGGACCGCCATCCAGTCATCCGACATCGCGAAATCCATGTTCGCCGGCTCGACTTCGAGAAACGCCTCCATCGTCCCATCCGTTCGCTGGACGGCACCGGCTCCAGGCCACGCTCGCCGAACGTTGGTCAACTCCTGTGTCGATTCCTCCGGCGTGAACGGCGTGTATTCGACGAGTCCACCACTCGTCGAGTCGTTTGTCGCCACCGCTCGATGATTGCGAGTTTCACGCGGTCGTCGGAACAGATACCGGAGCATATCGGTCAGCCAATCCCACGCTGTCTGTTGGGACGGGGCTGCGTAGACGACTGCAACGCCGACTGTCAGACCGACCAACGCGAGTCCGATGGTGACGAGTTCGATACCCAGTGTACTCCCCACCAGCAACCCGCCGAGCGGGAAGCCAAGCAGGATACCTACATCTGCCTCCCTGATGTTCACGACTGGAAGGCGATTGTCTTCTCCGAGGCGATTCATGATTCGCCGTGCTGCAGCGCCGTTGTTTCCGGACATGCTAGTAGTATGCTGGGTCGTTCTCTTTGCGTCGATACGCCGAGTCGTCCGCCTGCTGTTCTGTGGCGCCTTGATTCGGCGACCCGTCTCCTGAGGAAAGCTGAGACGCCATTACTGATCCGGCACCGGCTTTCGGTCCCCATCGAGCGGTCGCCGCCGCTGCGCCCGGGCCTGCGGCGTAGCCGGCGCCTGCTGCTGCTCCAATTATCACGGCACCACGCCCGGCTCGACTCAGCGTTCGTGCTGCGAGCGGCGCAGCGTATCGGAACGTCTTCCACGTGACGTACAGGCCGAGTACCGGCAGCGAAATGACGACGAGATACTCGAGGAAGCTGCCGTCGACGGCCAGCTGTTGGTCACCAGTAAAGAGGAGTTCATACCCACGGAAGAGAACCGCTGCTGGGAGCGGTAAGACGGCAAGCGGGATGAACTGCGCACAGAGTCGTCGAGCGATTGTCGAGAGAATTGGGACGTTACCGTAGGCGACCGCGATGCCGATTGGCATCCCGTACAGATAGACGTACAACAGCACTTCTCGGATGAAGAAGAGCGCTTTCAGTGCGACCATCGATGTCCCGCCGAGCGTCGCCATGATGAGCGTCAAGCCCGGTGTTCCGGCAGCGTGTGGGAGTAGTGCGACGAGAGACTCCCCAACGCTAGCCATGTCCGGAATCAGTCCAATGGTCAGTGCGTCAACGACGTAGAGTGCGGCAACGCCGAGCCAGTACCACCCGACGATGAGGAATGCGCCGATCCAGGAGCTCTTCCGAGCGCGTCTGTCTTCGAATGCGCTTCCAACATCGAAGATTCGGATGAAGTGTCGCGTTTGAACGCTGAGGAAGAGAATCAGCAGCGCGAAGGCCATCGTTTCACCTGCAACTGTCGACTCGTAGATGCTGTGCCACAAGCCGTCGCTCTCTGGTGGTTTCGCGAATATTAATTCCGTCCCCTGGCCTTCTGGGAGGGGTGTATCCAATAGTCCTTGAACGACATCTTCGTAACCCGAAATCAGTTCTTGGGCGAACCATTCAGTAACCCGCTCGACTATGTCCTCAAACCACCGAATTCCGTAGTCTGAAAATGGTATACTCGCCATTGCTATTCTCCAGCGAATTCAACTGTACAAGTTCCGTTTCCTTCTGGGGTGTACTCTATTCCAAGCTGAGTGGATACGTCCCCCTCGCTAATTTCCGTCTCTAACAATACCTCTGCTTGAGGTGTTTCGTAGTCGTCTCCGCATTCTTCATCAACATTGGCGAATGGCAGGTTCGTGCTGAAAATAGTCTCCTCAGTTCCGGGATAAATAGTTACGCGCTCTTGCTCTCCGAACTCATCTGACTCATCGTAGATACCAGATCCTCTCTCAGAACCGTCCGAGGGGTTTGGCACATCACCTTGTATTAGCAAGCCCTCAATTGCTTCAGGTCCGGTTCCTCCGTTCTCTATCCTAACGAGTATCTGTCGTTCAGGAAACTGTAACTCCTCAGGCATCCGATTCAGATGATTCGCCCCAACGCCAACCTCAACGATTTCTAAATCTGGCTCAATAACGGTCGTCGTTTCAGCGACCGTCTCTTCGCCATCTGTAGCGAGAATTCGATACTCTCCAGGGACGTATTCTGTTCCGATGTCGAACGCCACCCGCGTTACACCGGCACTGAGGTCAGTCTCAGCGAACGCCTCTCCATCCGGATTAACGACTGAGATGGTGTCGGCATCGAGTGACTCGGACATCGAGACGACGAGCTGTTGGTCCTCGACAGAGGCCTGCTCAAACTGCCCGCTGTCGTTGGGTGATTCCGTATTCTCCGAGCAGCCACTGAGTGCGGCTGCTCCGGCGATGCTACACAGGAGGGTTCGTCTCGTTGGTTGACTCATGGATTCTCACTCCAGCGAAGGAAACTGCCGAGGCGAAGACCGCCGTACAGGGCAACCAGCAGCGGCGTAAACCAGAGGCCGAATCGGATGGCCAGAGACGCCCATGCGGAAACGGTCGTGAGTGGGTGCCAGCGGACGACTGTCGAATCGCCGGCGTAGGCGGGGTAGTGGTCCAGCCACGACCCCGGTTCGTATTGTGCGGTGTAGGCGCCCGGTTCAGTCAGGTGGACGACTGCTTCGCCTGTCGCGTTCGTCTTGACTTGCTGTCCGTCGATCTCGATATAGCCGTCCCGCGAGAGGTCGGCAATGGGTGCGACTCGCTCGTCGTCAGCCAGTACGATTGGGTCGCCCGTGTCGGCTTCACGTAGCGTCAGCCGAACGGTCGCAACTGACTTGTTTTGCTGCAGCACTGCCGCCGAGAGATTCGTTTCACGGAGTGGGCGTTCTCCCTCGGCGGGTGGCAGTCGGGGCTCGGTTTCGACGCCGTTGACGATGCCGTGGACAGTGACTGCCTCACGGTCGACACGTCGTGTCCGGACGGCGATTCCATACGTCGTCTCGTAACGTCTCTCGACGATGTCGACGGTGACGTTTTCGTGGAGATCGGCTTTCGGACTACGGCGTGTCTGTCCCCACTGATCCAGAATTGTGGGACCATCGTACTCCGGTTTGGTCTGTGGTCCAAGGCGTGACGGATATGCATGGACGTACACCGGCAGAGCGGTCGAGTCGACACGCTCGGAATCCGTTGCGGTGGCCCGAACGAGGTCGTCCCACTCGGTCTCGCGAGCGGTGAAGAACCGCCAGATGCCGCGGACTCGAACGCGATCATCCTCGGTGAGTCGATACCCCTGCCACGGCGCCGTCTGGTAGACTGAAACGCCCGTCTCACCGTTCGGATATTCGGTGTAGTGGACCGTCGCCTGAAGATCGTACACGTCGACACTGCGGCTATCGGTTACGGTCACCGAGTCGGTGAGGTGCGTCCACGTGATGGATTCGTGAATGCTCCCGTCGTCAAGCCGAGTCCGCGTGATTTTCGTGCGGTTGATGCTCGCGTTGATGTCGGCTTCTATCCGTAATTGTTCGACATCGTCGTCAAGTTGATAGCCGATTTCGGGACGGTGTGTTCCGTCTGTGCGAGCGATTTCTTCATCGTCTGCATAGAGACGGATTTCCGAAATTCTGTGCGTCTCCAGTTCCCACTTCGTCGTCGTGTTTCCAACCGTCTCGTCGGCTGGGAGTGCGACGCGGTAATCGATCGTTCCGAACACCTCTCCCTCGGGTGCGACGTAGAACCAGCTATCGCCAGATGCAAGGTACGTTTTCGTCGCCGGCGAGAGGGCAAACAGCGTCGCGTGTGCGTCCTTGATGTACGTCGAGTTGGTGCGATTCGCTGTCGGCGGGAATACCGACGTACTGCTATCGCCTGGCTCGTATTGGCTGTGGGCATACCGCGTCCACTGGCCAGCCGTATCCGGGGGTCGACGGAACGTCATGTCCGTCCCGTTGGCAATTTGATGGACCGTCGTCCGGTTTTCACCGTAAGCGGCTTCGTACGCCGATTCGTTGACGTACGTTTCGGCAGACTGCTTGGCCCACAGCGTCGCTTCCTCACTTTCGTTGAGGCCACTATCTGTGGTCTCTGGCCGTGGTGGATCTGCACTTGCGACGGTCGTGAAACCGATGACTAACAGCATGGCAAATCCCAGGCTGAGTCCTTGGGAGGCCATCGGTTAGAACGGCGTCAGATCCACACACTGAGCAACTGGGAGGTCCATGGTTCTGCCGGCCAAAGCGAACAGCGGGCCGAGAAGCACGAGAATGACGGCGGATTTCAGAGCCGTTATTTTGTGCTGTTTGATTCTCGATAGCTGGTCCCGACTCAGCGTAAACATCTCCGCGACGGACTCGCCTTGCCAGACGACGAGCAACCCCATCAGTCCGAGGGCTGTCGTTAATTGGAGGAAGCCTTCGATCATTGAGGCGAGCGTCCCTGAGTCTTCTTGACAAACTGGGTTCGCTGATTCTTGAGCAGCAGCAGGTTGTGCGGCAACGACGCCGACAACCAGGAAGGTGATCAAGAGGAACTGGAGAAGTCGCACTACTTTACCGCTCTCTTGCGTCGGGATCCAAAAGCATGGATTTGCGTTCATATTTGGAGGTGGGGCTTGCTTTCGGCAGCATGCTCGAATCGACATTACCATCGTCGACAACTGCCATCGTATCCAACACTTTAGGGCGTGTAAGAAAGAGGTAAAAACTATGCGAATTATCGGGTAAATATTGACCCTGTTAGTTGTTTCTAGTCCTTAAACAGAGTAAATTACTAGAATGGATCGTTGTAATCGAGGATTCGAATCTCCTCCAGTGTCCGGATAGCGTGTTCGCTGTCGATGACCGCCTCGAATTGTGCCTCTTGGGCCCCCAGTGTCGGGTGAGCCACCGTCCGGCGGCTACAGTCATGGCAGTACAAACGGGCGATTCGCCATTCGGACTCGTCAGTGAACTTGTAAGCATAACCCGTCGGTTCGGCGGCATCAAAGAGATACGCGCCACACGTCGTACACGGAAGTGCGCTCGGGTGCTCACCGAGAGTAACGCCACTGATTGCGTCGATGAGTTCGCTGTAGGGTGCTGTCATTGCTCCACCACCGGACAACAATCGTCGAGATCGCTCTCACGCATGGCTTCCCGCCCGCAGGCAGTACACCGGAAGTAGGTCATTCCGGTCGGCTCGCCATGTCTGTCGAACTCCGGTAGTGGGCCCTCTACTCGGGTCGGCGTCTCGCTTTCATCGGGCTGGGTACTGGACGCAGCTGCTCCGCCGTCTGCAACCGGCCGTTCCGGCAGACGGCCGTCCGGAGTTGGGACCGTTCGATTCCGGATTTCCATATCGACTCGCCGGAGGTGCTTGCAACGCTCCGTCCCCGATTTCTGTTGGTCCGGACACGTACACTCGTTTCGCGTGATATCGACACGGTAGGTGTTCTCGGATTCCGAGTGGACAGTGTAAATGCCACCTGCCTGCCGCAGACTGACTTCCATCGCTTCGTTTCGGGCTCGCTTCGTCCGTGGGTCAACTGCCGATACATCGCTGTCGCTGTTGGATTCACTCGTCGTCATTCAATCACGGGTGCAGGTGCTTACTCGCCTGCGCCCGCCCGTCGGGCGCACAAGAAAACCCACGATACTGTGTGGCCCGGCTCTGTCGTTAGCCGAAGGGTTAATGAATATGAATACGGTATGAATATGTATGGGTAAGGGAGAACGTCGGAAAATCGGCAAACGAGGGCAAGTGACGATCCCTAAAGAGCTCCGAGAACGGTTCGGAATGAAGGGAGGCGACGACGTCGTGATTCACGAAGAGGGGGGAAAGCTCGTGATCGAACGATCGGTAACCCGTGAGGAGTTGGCTGAGGGGTACCGCCAGCGTGCCCACCGAACCCGCGAACTCGCTGACGAACTGGAGGGCGTCTCGGCGGAGGCCAATGAACATCTTGGCGATGCTCCAGAGTGGTAGCAGATGGCTATGTCCGTCCGTCGAGGAGATGTCGTTATTGTTGAACTTGATCCGACGCAGGGATCCGAACAACGGGGAACGCGTCCGTGTCTCGTCGTGCAGAACGATGTAGGGAATGCAAACGCACCGACAACGATCGCTGTTCCGTTCACTACCTCTTTTGACGAGCAGCTCTATCCGTTCGAAGTCCTCGTCCCAGCCGAGGAATGTGCGCTTCGGGAAGACTCAGTCGCGCTCTGTAGCCAGATTCGAACCCTCTCTATCGAGCACCGCATCAACGAGAACCTCGGTTCGATTCCACAAGAGCGGATGGACGAGGTCGATACCGCACTCGAGTACAGTCTCGGCCTCACCGAAATTTGATACGAATTGACAAAAATAGCTTACTGCTCTCTCAGAGAGCCTCGGGAGCAGATACGGTAAGTACACCGAAGAAAGCGATTCAGAGTAGGCTTGGCGTTCGGCGTGACTAACTCGCGCGCTCAATTCAGCATGACTGCTGAAACCTACCATTAGCTGAGGGCTTCAACCCTAACCAGTAAACGTGAACGTTCTTCATCGTTGGTGTAAGAGATGAATATTGAGCCGACTAGTTTAGCTCGTTTCGGTGCGTGGGGGCAACTCGGCGTGATCTGCTCGGCTATCCTCTTCTGGTCGCTTGGAGTCACTGCGGCCTTTGTAGCCAGTCTGGCCGCTTACCTCGTTGTCACGATAACTGGCATTGTCGGAATTTCTCGAACTGAGTCGGGACTTGTCGGTGCCGTCATCTATCCGTTCATACTCCCTGGATTCGTCCCACTCTACTACTTCGCAACCCGGTAGATGCCCTACGTAGACTCGGTATTTCGTAAACCGCTGACTGAGTACCGGAGTTACTCGAATTGAACGAGACTTGCATCCGTTCTGTCTGCCAAATACTGCTGGATGTCCCTTTCATCCCAGCCAAGCGGCGCGAGAATGCTTTCGGCAGCTCGTCGAAGCTGTCTCGCGTAGTACGCCGTATCGTAGGCATCGTGTGTTTCGTGGGCTAACCGAACGCGGTCTATCGAGTCTGCTTCGTCGTCAACAACGACATACGAAACCGTCTGTCCGGGGTGTCTCGCGATGCCCTGTCTGTTTGCTCGCGTGAGTGCGGCAACCGTCCGTGTCTTTCGGTCGTACTCTGCCAACGGCTTCGAGATGCGTATCGTCTCAACCAGTCGGTCGGTGTCGACTGCGCCTCGTTTGAGGTCTGTAAGATAGCCCTCAAGGACATCACAGACGCGCTCTGGGTCGCGGTACTCGTCGAGTGATTCAATCAGCGCTCGCTGGGCGTCCGTCACGTATTCCGGCGTACTCCGTTGCCGGCATTCGATACCGCGATACTTGTACTCGCCATCGAGACGCTTTCCGAAATACTTCGTCAACGCCCCCGCCTCGCTGTTTCGCTGTGGGACGAACGCGATCCAGTCGTATTCCGCTTCGTACTCCAATCGGATGTCGAGGTCGTCGGTAATCCGACTCGATAGTTCCGGAAGTGGCGTCTGGTCCGCCTCCTGCCGAGGCGTCACCCACAGGCTGTCGACGATGCCGTGGACGACCCGCCAGCCGTGTTCCTCCAGTGTTATCTTCGCATCAAGTAGTATCTCTCGGGCGAATGCGTTGATTGCCTCGTGGCACTCGATGCGGCCGAACTTGGCGTTCGAGAAACCCTGATAGCCGAAACAGGAGACGAGAATCCACTTGATGGCACTGGAGCGCCCTTCGAGTTCACGCCGTCGCTCG contains:
- the tnpA gene encoding IS200/IS605 family transposase, whose amino-acid sequence is MPRGFDRERTNVHKLQYHFIWCPKYRKSVLEGEVRDRLEALIEEKADELGLEILELAIRPDHVHLFITGDPTLAPNKIMQQVKGYSSRHLRDQFDFGLPSLWTRSYFVSSAGDVSSEVIEEYIDSQAGE
- a CDS encoding VirB4 family type IV secretion system protein; this encodes MVSTEGLPPQVSELSEALPPVLSSEGVLLYGVSGVIALILIANVVNWWRDRQREDVELGELLEDETLEAAEAEWAVLDDLSERQQDLMAPAAITWETRAARVGEQWTTTLYVAEYPDAPKDGYLSGLFELTDVEFDLTSRIVPKNQPRARDELQRVADNLQADARLERSVRGSYLQERANRAEATYKAVENGQKVFDKELVITVRADTRDELSQAVKRVRATLREQPARVEPKTAICTQDLALQSAAPIGPSELDRSAVALGGAVGALLASPHNATILEEGGVEFGIHKDTRSPLVIDPFGREDGYAMFTVGDPGSGKSFGAKQNFIRSIEQDPDRIGVILEPLNNWAGVAEALGGRRITVGGMLGLNPLEIKPTPEHVLNARGDDASLLKERRNRAVSFFTNFFGHRDVELGDRRTTLELAIDEAYDRKGITEDVSTHDRESPTVRDVLDILESMNENPEEYVVRVEAESEKIQSDVVWLLDQLRPFEENGQLENLGRHSEFDIRDEDIVYLDLQQQGGSIGGHTSLLMELLITLVYERAKTTDKSVVLVVDEARYILSDSATLEYLETIFRHHRHHDLSIRLVTQTVDEFFQQPQAEMILDQCAIKQFHKLDGMDEQWADEFGLNYAQMRFVQDAIPGSDEKGYSQALLGIDGEWRGMEVRALPTEKAVIDYEPQSNQSVEESLQSDEFRTEGKDAATGDD
- a CDS encoding AbrB/MazE/SpoVT family DNA-binding domain-containing protein; this encodes MGKGERRKIGKRGQVTIPKELRERFGMKGGDDVVIHEEGGKLVIERSVTREELAEGYRQRAHRTRELADELEGVSAEANEHLGDAPEW
- a CDS encoding type II toxin-antitoxin system PemK/MazF family toxin, with the protein product MSVRRGDVVIVELDPTQGSEQRGTRPCLVVQNDVGNANAPTTIAVPFTTSFDEQLYPFEVLVPAEECALREDSVALCSQIRTLSIEHRINENLGSIPQERMDEVDTALEYSLGLTEI